A stretch of the Nitratireductor thuwali genome encodes the following:
- a CDS encoding SIMPL domain-containing protein, protein MTRSFLPIALAASMAVVPQAFAQEQILQPKITVTGEGEARLSPDMAIVTLAVTREAETARAAMDDNSSAMAAVIAALKEEGIEARDLQTSGLSIQPQYVYPNERNEEREPRIVGYQVSNQLTVRIRDMDKVGAILDRSVSLGVNQGGHIAFTNDDPTEALTEARKRAVEDAMTKARTLADAAGVNLGKLIELSESAATPPPMPMAGKMMRAEMAADAAVPIEAGENSYTIEVNVTFSIEQ, encoded by the coding sequence ATGACGCGTTCCTTTCTGCCGATAGCGCTGGCCGCCTCCATGGCTGTCGTGCCACAGGCTTTCGCACAGGAGCAGATCTTGCAGCCGAAGATTACGGTGACCGGTGAGGGCGAGGCGCGGTTGAGCCCTGACATGGCCATCGTCACGCTGGCCGTCACGCGAGAGGCCGAGACCGCGCGCGCGGCGATGGACGATAACAGTTCCGCCATGGCGGCCGTTATCGCCGCCCTCAAGGAAGAAGGGATCGAGGCGCGGGACCTGCAGACCAGCGGCCTTTCCATCCAGCCTCAGTACGTCTACCCCAACGAGCGCAATGAAGAACGGGAGCCGCGCATCGTCGGGTATCAGGTCTCAAACCAGCTGACCGTCCGTATCCGCGACATGGACAAGGTGGGCGCGATACTCGACCGCTCTGTCTCGCTGGGCGTCAATCAGGGCGGGCATATCGCCTTCACCAACGACGACCCGACCGAAGCCTTGACCGAGGCGCGCAAGCGCGCTGTAGAGGACGCAATGACGAAGGCCAGGACATTGGCCGACGCTGCCGGTGTGAACCTGGGCAAGCTGATCGAGCTTTCCGAAAGCGCCGCGACCCCGCCACCGATGCCCATGGCTGGAAAGATGATGCGCGCGGAGATGGCGGCCGATGCGGCGGTACCGATCGAAGCCGGTGAAAACAGCTACACGATCGAAGTGAACGTGACCTTCAGCATCGAGCAGTAG
- a CDS encoding ABC transporter ATP-binding protein has translation MQLRTDKLSVVLSGRTVLRDVSLALASGQVVGLLGPNGAGKSTLMRAIAAQTAFSGIIALGDDDLARLSPAARARLLAYLPQTRIIGWRLSVRDLVALGRLPWRAFGARPSPEDAAVVDHALGLMDVAHLADRPANELSGGEQARVLAARAVAQATPLLLADEPASGLDPAHQMMLMQALRRLAGEGRAILVSLHDLTLAARWCDRVILLKDGRLVADGLPEAELTPQRLAEVYGVTAHIARDEGGIILAPTGLTGRRLP, from the coding sequence ATGCAGCTTCGGACGGACAAGCTTTCCGTGGTGCTATCCGGCCGCACCGTCCTGCGTGATGTATCGCTGGCATTGGCAAGCGGCCAGGTCGTCGGGCTCCTCGGCCCCAACGGCGCCGGCAAATCGACCCTCATGCGCGCCATCGCCGCGCAGACCGCCTTTTCCGGCATCATCGCGCTCGGTGATGACGATCTTGCCCGTCTTTCTCCCGCCGCGCGAGCTCGGCTGCTGGCCTACCTGCCGCAGACCCGCATCATTGGCTGGCGCCTTTCCGTGCGCGATCTTGTGGCGCTTGGCCGGCTGCCGTGGCGCGCCTTTGGCGCCCGGCCATCGCCTGAGGACGCGGCCGTCGTCGACCACGCACTCGGTCTGATGGACGTGGCACATCTTGCAGACCGTCCGGCCAACGAGCTTTCCGGCGGCGAGCAGGCCCGTGTCCTTGCCGCGCGCGCGGTCGCCCAGGCGACGCCGCTACTGCTGGCGGACGAGCCTGCCTCCGGTCTTGACCCCGCCCACCAGATGATGTTGATGCAGGCGCTGCGCCGGCTGGCTGGCGAGGGACGCGCGATCCTCGTTTCGCTGCACGACCTGACGCTCGCCGCCCGCTGGTGCGACCGCGTGATCCTCCTGAAGGACGGGCGGCTGGTCGCCGATGGGCTGCCCGAGGCGGAGCTCACGCCGCAGCGGCTTGCCGAGGTCTACGGCGTGACGGCCCATATCGCACGGGACGAAGGGGGCATCATTCTCGCGCCGACCGGCCTCACCGGCAGGCGCCTGCCATGA
- a CDS encoding S8 family serine peptidase — translation MTVKTTAFLLGAAIALMAGMAQAQTNAPAVTRTVPQDCADDQSEPGCREAKEDARQPGVVYLPGILAELFGRSPGSIGPGADLPERRSTPPANGGQTDNPSPASSTDGANGGSPARAGAAPANGFAPSRRAPAASVPLRAVVGDHVPDEVLVTIDGDVAEAEAVAAALGLEVRSSRGSALLGTTVARYGIPDGRPVGVVLAQLAADGRALGQAPNHIYTLEQAAQIIPYAFGRIALNAEQASGADIDIAVIDTALDENHPALKEAVVGVFDAMPDRFIEERGHGTSISGLIAGGGPFRGLAPGARIHHARAFEGGRSSMDVLLSALDWAVAQQARIINMSFVGPKNLIFEAACRAARERGVVLVAAAGNNGPRAPYGYPAAYDGVIAVTATDAQDALMEQANRGPYVELSAPGVNLLAPIPGGGVDAVTGTSFAAAVVSGAIANLMRIERLDADEIAARLAQTATDLGRPGRDDDYGYGLLNARAAGGQ, via the coding sequence ATGACAGTGAAAACGACAGCGTTTCTGTTGGGAGCAGCGATTGCCCTGATGGCGGGTATGGCGCAGGCACAGACGAATGCGCCGGCGGTGACGCGGACGGTCCCGCAGGATTGCGCCGACGACCAGAGCGAACCGGGTTGCCGAGAGGCGAAGGAGGATGCGCGGCAGCCGGGAGTCGTCTACCTTCCAGGTATCCTGGCCGAGCTCTTCGGCAGGTCTCCAGGAAGCATAGGGCCGGGGGCCGATCTGCCGGAGAGACGATCGACGCCGCCGGCAAATGGCGGGCAGACCGATAACCCATCGCCAGCCTCATCCACCGACGGCGCGAATGGCGGTTCGCCTGCGCGGGCCGGGGCTGCCCCGGCGAATGGTTTTGCACCCAGCCGGCGCGCGCCCGCGGCGTCAGTGCCGCTCCGGGCCGTTGTCGGCGACCATGTGCCCGATGAGGTGCTGGTGACGATCGACGGCGACGTGGCGGAGGCGGAAGCCGTCGCCGCGGCGCTGGGGCTCGAAGTGCGGTCCTCGCGCGGCTCCGCGCTGCTTGGCACGACAGTGGCACGCTACGGCATCCCGGACGGTCGTCCGGTGGGCGTGGTACTGGCCCAACTCGCCGCCGACGGGAGGGCGCTGGGGCAGGCGCCGAACCATATCTATACGCTGGAGCAGGCGGCGCAGATCATCCCCTACGCCTTCGGACGCATCGCGCTGAACGCCGAGCAGGCGAGCGGGGCGGATATCGATATTGCGGTGATCGACACGGCGCTGGACGAGAACCATCCTGCCCTCAAGGAGGCCGTTGTCGGGGTTTTCGACGCCATGCCCGACCGCTTCATCGAGGAGCGGGGCCATGGCACATCGATTTCCGGGCTGATCGCCGGCGGCGGTCCGTTCCGGGGGCTGGCGCCGGGGGCCCGCATCCACCATGCGCGCGCCTTCGAGGGCGGGCGCTCCAGCATGGACGTGCTTCTGTCGGCGCTCGACTGGGCGGTGGCTCAGCAAGCGCGCATCATCAATATGAGCTTCGTGGGACCAAAGAACCTCATTTTCGAGGCCGCATGCCGGGCGGCGCGCGAGCGCGGCGTCGTGCTGGTGGCGGCTGCCGGAAACAACGGCCCGCGCGCACCTTACGGCTATCCCGCCGCCTATGACGGCGTCATCGCCGTGACGGCGACGGATGCGCAGGATGCGTTGATGGAACAAGCCAATCGCGGCCCTTACGTCGAACTCTCCGCGCCGGGCGTGAACCTGCTGGCACCGATACCGGGAGGTGGCGTGGACGCGGTAACGGGTACCTCGTTCGCGGCCGCCGTCGTGTCGGGCGCCATCGCCAATCTGATGCGCATCGAGAGGCTGGACGCGGACGAGATCGCCGCACGGCTGGCGCAGACGGCCACCGATCTGGGCCGTCCGGGGCGCGACGACGACTATGGGTACGGGCTCCTCAACGCGCGGGCGGCGGGCGGCCAATAG
- a CDS encoding YcgN family cysteine cluster protein, protein MPAMEPFWKTKSLEEMTPREWESLCDGCGKCCLAKLEDEDTGQIHWTSVACRLFDIGTCRCSDYENRFATVSDCVRLTPQNVRTITWLPATCAYRLLANGEELYWWHPLVSGSGETVHEAGISMKGRVKTSESNLAEPEDYLQYMLEEEP, encoded by the coding sequence ATGCCTGCCATGGAGCCGTTCTGGAAGACCAAGAGCCTTGAAGAGATGACGCCGCGCGAGTGGGAATCACTCTGCGATGGCTGCGGCAAATGCTGCCTGGCCAAGCTCGAGGACGAGGATACCGGACAAATCCACTGGACGAGCGTTGCCTGCCGCCTGTTCGACATCGGCACATGCCGTTGTTCCGATTACGAAAACCGCTTCGCCACTGTATCCGACTGCGTGCGCCTGACCCCGCAGAACGTGCGCACGATCACCTGGCTGCCCGCCACCTGCGCCTATCGGCTGCTAGCCAATGGGGAGGAACTCTACTGGTGGCACCCGTTGGTGTCCGGCAGCGGGGAAACCGTCCATGAAGCAGGCATTTCGATGAAGGGGCGCGTCAAGACCAGCGAAAGCAATCTGGCCGAGCCGGAAGATTATCTGCAATACATGCTCGAAGAAGAACCATAG
- the denD gene encoding D-erythronate dehydrogenase, producing MRILIIGAAGMVGRKLAEKLITEGSLGGRKIDTIHAFDVIEPSYGASDGPQVVSQAGNVADPVVVTELIKHKPDVIFHLAAIVSGEAEAEFDKGYAINMDGTRHLLEAVRHEGEGYCPRLVFTSSIAVFGAPFPDRIGDEFLNAPLTSYGVQKAIGELLLADCTRKGFVDGVGIRLPTIVVRPGRPNKAASSFFSGIIREPLAGQEAILPVSEEVRHWVASPAAAVGFLIHAATMDSAMLGARRSLTMPGLSITVGEMIEALKRVAGEDVAALIRREPDETITRIVDGWPRNFDARRAEQAGFTADADFDSIIRAHIADEEVRRAALG from the coding sequence ATGCGCATCCTGATCATCGGAGCCGCCGGCATGGTCGGCCGCAAGCTGGCCGAAAAGCTCATCACCGAAGGCAGCCTCGGTGGCCGCAAAATCGATACGATTCATGCCTTCGATGTGATCGAGCCGTCCTATGGTGCGTCGGACGGCCCGCAAGTGGTGTCGCAGGCCGGCAACGTCGCCGACCCCGTGGTGGTCACGGAATTGATAAAACACAAGCCCGACGTCATCTTCCACCTTGCAGCCATTGTCTCAGGCGAAGCCGAGGCCGAATTCGACAAGGGCTACGCCATCAATATGGACGGTACGCGTCATCTTTTGGAAGCGGTCCGTCATGAAGGCGAAGGCTATTGCCCACGGCTGGTCTTCACCTCGTCCATTGCCGTCTTCGGTGCGCCCTTCCCCGATCGGATCGGCGACGAATTTCTCAATGCCCCGCTCACCAGCTATGGCGTGCAAAAGGCCATCGGCGAGCTGCTTTTGGCGGATTGCACGCGCAAAGGCTTTGTCGACGGCGTTGGCATTCGTCTGCCCACGATCGTGGTGCGGCCCGGCCGGCCCAACAAGGCGGCCTCAAGCTTCTTCTCCGGCATCATCCGCGAGCCGCTGGCCGGCCAGGAAGCGATACTCCCAGTATCGGAGGAGGTGCGGCACTGGGTGGCCAGCCCGGCCGCGGCCGTGGGATTCCTGATCCATGCCGCCACCATGGATTCGGCGATGCTCGGCGCGCGGCGCTCGCTGACCATGCCCGGCCTGTCGATCACCGTCGGCGAAATGATCGAGGCGCTGAAGCGGGTGGCCGGCGAGGATGTCGCCGCCCTGATCCGGCGCGAGCCGGACGAGACGATCACCAGGATCGTCGACGGCTGGCCGCGCAATTTCGATGCGAGGCGGGCCGAGCAGGCGGGCTTCACCGCCGACGCGGATTTTGATTCCATCATACGCGCCCACATTGCCGACGAAGAGGTTCGCAGAGCAGCGCTCGGCTGA
- a CDS encoding IlvD/Edd family dehydratase → MSKEKAKPVLRSQAWFDNEGNPDMTALYLERYLNFGLSQQELQSGKPIIGIAQTGSDLSPCNRHHIELAKRVREGIREAGGIAIEFPVHPIQETGKRPTAALDRNLAYLSLVEVLYGYPLDGVVLTIGCDKTTPALLMAAATVNIPAIALSVGPMLNGWFRGERTGSGTIVWKARELMAAGEIDYAGFVKLVASSAPSTGYCNTMGTATTMNSLAEVLGMQLPSSAAIPAPYRDRQEMAYLTGLRIVDMVHEDLKPTDIMTRDAFINAIRVNSAIGGSTNAPIHLNGLARHLGVDLSLDDWQAYGEEVPLLVNLQPAGEYLGEDYYHAGGVPAVVNQLMGQGLINEDALTVNGRSIGDNCRGALIEDDRVIRPYDKPLKNNAGFRVLKGNLFDAAIMKLSVIDEEFRQRYLSNPSDPMAFEGRAIVFDGPEDYHARIDDPALDIDENCVLFMRGVGPIGYPGAAEVVNMRAPDYLLKRGIHSLACIGDGRQSGTSGSPSILNASPEAAAGGGLALLETGDRVRIDLKNGRADVLLPDEELDRRRKELEAKGGYAYPPHQTPWQEIQRGIVAQLDAGMVLEPAVKYRKLAQGGENGDMPAVPRDNH, encoded by the coding sequence ATGAGCAAGGAAAAAGCCAAGCCCGTTCTGCGTTCGCAGGCCTGGTTCGACAATGAGGGCAACCCGGACATGACCGCGCTCTATTTGGAGCGCTACCTGAATTTTGGTCTGTCCCAGCAGGAGCTGCAATCGGGGAAGCCCATCATCGGCATCGCCCAGACCGGCTCCGACCTGTCGCCTTGCAACCGGCATCACATCGAACTGGCCAAGCGCGTGCGCGAGGGCATCCGCGAGGCCGGCGGCATCGCCATCGAGTTCCCCGTGCACCCGATCCAGGAGACCGGCAAGCGGCCCACCGCCGCGCTCGACCGCAACCTGGCCTATCTCAGCCTTGTCGAGGTGCTCTACGGCTATCCGCTCGACGGCGTGGTGCTCACCATCGGCTGCGACAAGACCACCCCGGCCCTGCTCATGGCCGCGGCCACCGTCAACATTCCAGCCATCGCCTTGTCGGTCGGGCCCATGCTCAATGGCTGGTTCCGCGGCGAGCGCACCGGTTCCGGCACCATTGTCTGGAAGGCGCGCGAACTGATGGCCGCCGGCGAGATCGACTATGCAGGCTTCGTCAAGCTGGTCGCCTCGTCCGCCCCCTCCACCGGCTACTGCAACACGATGGGCACGGCGACCACGATGAATTCGCTGGCCGAGGTGCTCGGCATGCAGCTTCCCAGTTCCGCCGCCATCCCCGCGCCCTATCGCGACCGCCAGGAAATGGCTTATCTCACCGGCCTGCGTATCGTCGACATGGTGCATGAGGATCTCAAGCCCACCGACATCATGACGCGCGATGCCTTCATCAATGCCATTCGCGTCAATTCCGCCATCGGCGGCTCGACCAACGCGCCGATCCATCTCAATGGCCTTGCCCGCCATCTCGGCGTCGATCTCAGTCTCGACGATTGGCAGGCCTATGGGGAAGAGGTGCCGCTGCTGGTCAATCTACAGCCGGCGGGCGAATATCTGGGCGAGGACTACTACCATGCAGGCGGCGTTCCGGCCGTCGTGAACCAACTCATGGGACAGGGCCTCATCAACGAGGACGCGCTGACCGTCAACGGCCGCTCCATCGGCGACAATTGCCGCGGCGCACTGATCGAGGACGACCGGGTCATCCGCCCCTATGACAAGCCACTGAAGAACAATGCCGGCTTCCGCGTTCTCAAGGGCAATTTGTTCGACGCGGCCATCATGAAGCTCTCCGTCATCGACGAAGAATTCCGCCAACGCTACCTGTCCAATCCCAGCGATCCCATGGCCTTCGAGGGGCGGGCGATCGTTTTTGACGGACCGGAAGATTACCATGCGCGCATCGACGATCCCGCGCTCGACATCGATGAGAACTGCGTCCTCTTCATGCGCGGCGTCGGTCCCATAGGATATCCCGGCGCGGCGGAAGTGGTGAACATGCGGGCACCGGATTATCTGCTAAAGCGCGGCATCCATTCGCTGGCCTGCATCGGCGACGGCCGCCAGTCGGGCACCTCCGGCTCGCCTTCCATCCTCAACGCCTCGCCCGAGGCTGCCGCTGGCGGCGGACTCGCATTGCTGGAAACAGGCGACCGGGTTCGCATAGATCTGAAGAACGGCCGCGCCGACGTTCTGCTTCCCGACGAGGAACTGGATAGGCGGCGCAAGGAGCTTGAGGCCAAGGGCGGATACGCCTACCCGCCGCACCAGACGCCATGGCAGGAGATCCAGCGCGGCATCGTCGCCCAGCTTGACGCGGGCATGGTGCTGGAGCCGGCGGTCAAGTACCGCAAGCTTGCCCAGGGCGGGGAGAACGGCGATATGCCGGCCGTCCCGCGCGATAACCACTGA
- a CDS encoding sigma-70 family RNA polymerase sigma factor has protein sequence MKAQSNQLSDRELVEQAARGERAAVRLLFMRHHARVYRFVMRQTGSETMADDVANEVFLEVWRQAPRFEGRAEVSTWLLGIARYKALSALRRRREQALDEGQAEAVEDGADTPEVTAMKDDKSAALRRFIDDLPEEHRTVVDLAYYHGKSVSEIGEILAIPVATVKTRMFYARKKLGEALKAAGYDRGWP, from the coding sequence ATGAAAGCGCAGTCGAACCAGCTTTCGGACCGGGAACTCGTCGAGCAGGCGGCGCGCGGTGAGCGCGCGGCCGTCAGGCTGTTATTCATGCGCCATCACGCGCGGGTCTACCGTTTCGTGATGCGCCAGACAGGATCGGAAACCATGGCTGACGACGTCGCAAATGAAGTGTTTCTGGAGGTGTGGCGTCAGGCTCCGCGCTTCGAGGGGCGGGCGGAGGTGTCGACATGGCTCCTCGGCATCGCCCGCTACAAGGCGCTTTCGGCGCTGAGGCGCCGGCGCGAGCAGGCGCTGGACGAGGGGCAGGCGGAAGCTGTCGAGGACGGCGCCGACACGCCCGAAGTGACGGCCATGAAGGACGACAAGAGCGCGGCGCTGCGTCGCTTTATCGACGACCTGCCGGAAGAACACCGGACGGTCGTCGACCTTGCCTATTACCACGGCAAGTCGGTAAGCGAGATCGGCGAGATCCTCGCCATACCGGTGGCAACGGTGAAGACGCGCATGTTCTACGCCCGAAAGAAGCTCGGCGAAGCGTTGAAGGCCGCCGGCTACGACAGAGGTTGGCCATGA
- a CDS encoding ketosteroid isomerase-related protein, translating to MSETETRDLVENYLAAFNAGDHEGMLALLADDVVHDVSQGGREIGKEKFRWFLGLMSRHYRETLSDIAIMTAPGGVRAAAEFTMRGTYLTTVEGLPEASGQSYALPGGIFFEVDDGLISRVTAYYNLDEWKRQIAKG from the coding sequence ATGAGCGAAACCGAAACCCGCGACCTCGTCGAAAACTACCTTGCCGCCTTCAATGCCGGCGATCACGAAGGCATGCTCGCGCTCCTTGCAGACGACGTGGTTCACGATGTCAGCCAAGGCGGCCGCGAAATCGGCAAGGAAAAATTCCGCTGGTTTCTCGGCCTTATGTCGCGCCACTACCGCGAAACCCTTTCCGACATCGCCATCATGACGGCGCCGGGCGGCGTTCGGGCGGCTGCCGAATTCACCATGCGAGGAACCTATCTGACCACGGTGGAGGGCCTTCCGGAGGCATCCGGCCAAAGCTATGCGCTGCCCGGGGGAATTTTCTTCGAGGTCGACGACGGCCTGATCTCCCGCGTTACCGCCTACTACAATCTGGACGAGTGGAAAAGGCAGATTGCCAAGGGCTGA
- a CDS encoding OmpA family protein — MAGTALSLLMAGQVAAEERTEGSPWATRDSVVVLAQAEEPAGEGEECPPGTAPTEPDGICAPVVEEEAEEPAAEPTPTEEPPPVEEEAPAETEEAPAAESGEEAPADAPVESDPAPAEEEAAPPAGAETDQPVETMEAPAEAVEEPAVEGGEEAPADEPMESPAAEEAVPTEETVIEPAGEAEQTTPDEGEAVEECPPGTVRAPDGGECVAAEQAAEEETGADAPADAAAEDEPIDGGTAVEPGETDAEADADADAEASVEADAAEGQEAPSEDAAPVPDSQKDQAEPNATVEGEGHEPPVEGGQEEQAAEEAPAPESDGEAQADLVDPETLRTEIRQMVEEEGERIELGQTPEDTRVRRQAFLGHVPEGAQVIEEYNDNRKIIQYNNNIYIESPDYDRLVRRDDLVYYDDLRNGRVREVIERPDGTRIITIRNSYGDVLRRVRVTPDGREHVLVYVPEDRFDRVARYEDPAIELGPFRLTIPLSEYVLEAQRVENPDRYYEFLDQPPVEQVQRLYSLEEVKRSPRVRDMVRRIDLDTIEFEFGSARIEESEIRDIEALATAMERLLDENPAETFLIEGHTDAVGSETANLALSDRRAEAVARALTDVFGLPPENLVTQGYGEQYLKIDTQEPERENRRVAVRRITPLVSPVAERR, encoded by the coding sequence ATGGCTGGAACCGCCCTGAGCCTGTTGATGGCAGGGCAGGTGGCCGCTGAAGAGCGCACCGAGGGCAGCCCCTGGGCCACGCGCGACAGCGTGGTCGTCCTGGCGCAGGCAGAAGAACCTGCAGGCGAGGGTGAGGAGTGCCCGCCAGGCACGGCGCCCACTGAACCTGACGGCATCTGCGCGCCAGTGGTAGAAGAAGAGGCCGAGGAGCCGGCCGCAGAGCCTACTCCCACCGAAGAGCCGCCTCCCGTGGAGGAGGAGGCTCCGGCGGAAACGGAGGAGGCACCGGCCGCTGAGAGCGGTGAGGAAGCCCCTGCCGACGCGCCTGTGGAATCCGATCCTGCTCCTGCCGAGGAGGAAGCAGCGCCGCCGGCGGGTGCGGAGACAGACCAGCCGGTCGAGACTATGGAGGCGCCCGCAGAAGCAGTGGAAGAGCCTGCGGTTGAGGGCGGCGAGGAAGCGCCAGCCGATGAGCCGATGGAAAGCCCCGCTGCGGAAGAGGCCGTACCCACGGAGGAAACCGTTATCGAGCCTGCCGGAGAGGCCGAGCAGACCACGCCGGACGAGGGCGAGGCCGTGGAAGAATGCCCGCCCGGCACGGTGCGCGCGCCCGACGGCGGCGAGTGTGTCGCAGCCGAACAGGCCGCCGAGGAAGAGACGGGTGCAGATGCGCCGGCGGATGCGGCCGCCGAAGACGAACCCATCGATGGCGGCACCGCTGTAGAGCCCGGCGAGACGGATGCGGAGGCCGATGCCGACGCGGATGCCGAGGCCAGCGTCGAGGCCGATGCTGCTGAGGGCCAGGAGGCGCCATCTGAAGATGCGGCTCCAGTGCCCGACAGCCAGAAGGACCAGGCCGAGCCGAACGCCACGGTTGAAGGCGAAGGCCATGAGCCGCCGGTCGAGGGCGGGCAGGAAGAACAGGCCGCAGAGGAAGCGCCCGCGCCTGAAAGCGACGGGGAAGCCCAGGCGGATCTGGTAGACCCGGAAACGCTACGCACGGAAATCCGCCAAATGGTGGAAGAGGAGGGCGAGCGGATCGAACTGGGCCAGACGCCGGAAGACACCCGCGTACGCCGGCAGGCGTTCCTGGGGCACGTGCCGGAGGGTGCTCAGGTGATCGAAGAGTACAACGATAACCGCAAGATCATCCAGTACAACAACAACATCTATATCGAAAGCCCCGATTATGACCGCCTCGTGCGTCGCGACGACCTGGTCTACTATGACGACCTGCGGAACGGTCGCGTGCGTGAGGTCATCGAGCGTCCGGACGGAACGCGGATCATCACCATCCGCAACAGCTACGGCGATGTTCTCCGCCGGGTGCGGGTGACGCCGGATGGACGGGAACATGTGCTCGTGTATGTGCCGGAGGACCGCTTCGACCGGGTGGCCCGTTATGAGGATCCGGCAATCGAGCTCGGCCCGTTCCGGCTCACGATTCCCTTGAGCGAATATGTCCTGGAGGCCCAGCGGGTTGAAAATCCGGACCGGTACTACGAGTTCCTTGACCAGCCTCCGGTGGAGCAGGTGCAGCGGCTCTATTCGCTCGAAGAAGTGAAGCGCTCGCCCCGGGTCCGCGACATGGTGCGGCGCATCGACCTCGACACCATCGAGTTCGAGTTCGGTTCGGCGCGCATCGAGGAAAGCGAGATCAGGGACATCGAGGCGCTGGCGACGGCCATGGAGCGGTTGCTGGATGAGAATCCGGCAGAGACCTTCCTGATTGAAGGTCACACTGACGCCGTGGGGTCTGAGACTGCCAACCTGGCGCTGTCGGACCGCCGGGCCGAGGCTGTCGCGCGGGCGCTCACAGACGTTTTCGGCCTGCCGCCGGAAAACCTGGTGACCCAGGGCTACGGTGAACAGTACCTGAAAATAGACACGCAGGAGCCCGAGCGGGAAAACCGGCGGGTTGCCGTTCGCCGGATCACGCCTCTGGTCTCGCCCGTGGCCGAGCGTCGGTAG
- a CDS encoding TonB family protein — protein sequence MRMHRRSFGLAIALGISAALHAAVLSWLGDRLPKPGIETASNAAAVEIILQAPPAPPVEAVQGEQAASDQRSETAISPEAPASVELPEAAEPIVPDSPTPAEPPMPDPASHRLTQADGEPAAPPEEALSASVILPSADIPVPTPRPGPLKAKPEPSTKTMRAEPKQASPPTTGKAPARKAEKAMPAKNRQPAPSKQNAGRKGGATTGEKAAYSRRLLSHVQRYKRYPREAARDGLSGAAGLNIAIDRRGNLAGARLVKSSGHAVLDQEALAVARRAAPYPRPPEGIGGNTISFSITLRFKR from the coding sequence ATGCGCATGCATCGCCGATCGTTCGGCCTCGCGATAGCGCTCGGGATTTCCGCCGCATTGCATGCCGCCGTGCTTTCGTGGCTCGGCGACCGCCTGCCCAAGCCCGGGATTGAAACCGCGAGCAATGCCGCTGCCGTCGAGATCATCCTTCAAGCGCCCCCCGCCCCGCCGGTCGAGGCGGTCCAGGGCGAGCAGGCGGCATCCGACCAACGATCGGAGACGGCGATCAGTCCCGAAGCTCCGGCCTCGGTCGAGCTGCCCGAGGCGGCAGAGCCGATCGTTCCGGATTCCCCGACGCCTGCGGAACCGCCCATGCCTGACCCAGCCTCTCACCGGCTGACGCAAGCTGACGGCGAACCCGCAGCACCGCCGGAGGAGGCGTTATCGGCGTCCGTGATCCTGCCTTCCGCAGACATTCCCGTTCCCACGCCGAGGCCAGGGCCGCTAAAGGCAAAGCCCGAACCATCAACGAAGACAATGCGTGCCGAGCCGAAGCAGGCAAGTCCGCCGACCACGGGCAAAGCGCCCGCTCGCAAGGCCGAAAAGGCCATGCCGGCGAAAAACCGTCAGCCTGCCCCTTCCAAGCAGAATGCCGGGCGCAAGGGCGGCGCCACTACCGGCGAAAAAGCGGCCTATTCGCGCCGGCTGCTCTCCCACGTCCAGCGCTACAAGCGCTACCCGCGCGAGGCGGCCCGCGACGGGCTTTCAGGCGCGGCGGGTCTGAACATCGCAATTGATCGAAGGGGCAATCTCGCGGGAGCACGTCTGGTGAAGAGCAGCGGACACGCTGTCCTCGATCAAGAGGCACTGGCAGTGGCGCGCCGCGCGGCACCCTACCCCCGCCCGCCGGAAGGCATCGGTGGCAATACGATCAGCTTTTCAATCACGCTCCGCTTCAAGCGCTGA